A region from the Paenibacillus humicola genome encodes:
- the mraY gene encoding phospho-N-acetylmuramoyl-pentapeptide-transferase — translation MDVKVILLSIGASFLLAILLGPLFIPLLRRLKFGQQIRTEGPQSHLKKKGTPTMGGIIIMLAALLAFLKFSDKTSEFWVLLVSSLGFGLVGFLDDYIKIVFKRSLGLTARQKLVFQFIFSILVCVLLYQMHHSTDVGIPGTNAVWHAGWFYYPFVIIMLFATTNAVNFTDGVDGLLSGTGAVAFGAFTILAMHASENESAVFSAAMIGALLGFLVFNAHPAKVFMGDTGSLGIGGGMAAVAILTKTEFLLIIIGGVFVLEMLSVILQVGSFKLRGKRIFKMSPIHHHFELSGWSEWRVVTVFWLAGVLFAALGIALGR, via the coding sequence ATGGACGTAAAGGTCATTCTGCTGTCAATCGGCGCTTCCTTCCTGCTTGCGATTTTGCTCGGACCTTTGTTCATCCCGCTGCTGCGCCGGCTGAAATTCGGCCAGCAGATCCGGACCGAGGGCCCGCAGAGCCACTTGAAGAAAAAAGGGACGCCGACGATGGGCGGCATCATTATCATGCTGGCCGCGCTGCTCGCTTTTCTGAAATTTTCCGATAAGACGAGCGAGTTTTGGGTGCTGCTCGTGTCTTCGCTCGGCTTCGGGCTGGTCGGATTTCTGGACGATTACATCAAAATCGTCTTCAAACGCTCGCTCGGCCTGACGGCCCGGCAAAAGCTCGTGTTTCAATTTATTTTTTCCATTCTGGTGTGCGTGCTGCTGTATCAAATGCACCACAGCACCGACGTCGGCATTCCGGGGACGAATGCGGTGTGGCATGCCGGCTGGTTTTATTATCCGTTTGTCATTATTATGCTGTTCGCCACGACCAACGCGGTTAATTTTACGGACGGCGTCGACGGCCTGCTGAGCGGAACGGGCGCCGTCGCGTTCGGCGCGTTCACGATACTCGCGATGCATGCGAGCGAGAACGAATCGGCCGTATTTTCAGCAGCGATGATCGGCGCTCTGCTCGGGTTTCTCGTCTTTAACGCCCACCCCGCCAAAGTTTTTATGGGCGATACCGGCTCGCTCGGCATAGGCGGCGGCATGGCGGCGGTGGCCATTTTGACGAAAACGGAATTTTTGCTTATTATTATCGGCGGCGTGTTCGTCTTGGAGATGTTGTCGGTCATCCTGCAGGTCGGCTCGTTCAAGCTGAGAGGCAAGCGCATCTTCAAAATGAGCCCGATCCATCATCATTTCGAGCTGTCGGGCTGGAGCGAGTGGCGCGTTGTCACCGTGTTCTGGCTTGCCGGCGTCTTATTCGCCGCCCTGGGCATAGCCCTGGGCCGCTAA